A window of the Pseudomonas fluorescens genome harbors these coding sequences:
- a CDS encoding LysR family transcriptional regulator, with protein MDKLNAMAIFVRVVERGSFSAVARELHTTQPTISKVLRALENQLGGKLIARSTRKLSLTDEGQRYYNECRNILAAVDAAEHSFQSGKETVAGTLRIGSSVSFGRLQIASRLAEFLLRYPQVQIDLQLSDQNLDLVSEGLDVSLRIGELDDSGMIARRIGTTHRLTVATPDYLQRHGHPQSPQDLAQHNCLQFNLLSTQNLWTYEKDGQHHDVRIQGNAQSNNSEAIREMVLGGLGISLSPVWLFSEDLKMGRVIALLQDYQTRSLPIHAVSPANRRQSARVNAFVDFMTQALATAPELQPIR; from the coding sequence ATGGACAAGCTCAACGCAATGGCCATCTTCGTCCGGGTGGTCGAACGCGGCAGTTTCTCCGCCGTTGCCCGGGAACTGCACACCACCCAGCCGACTATCAGCAAAGTTCTGCGCGCCCTTGAAAATCAATTGGGCGGCAAGCTGATTGCCCGCAGTACACGCAAGCTATCTCTGACCGATGAAGGACAGCGGTACTACAATGAGTGTCGAAATATCCTCGCCGCAGTAGATGCCGCCGAGCACAGTTTCCAGTCCGGTAAGGAAACCGTGGCCGGAACTTTGCGGATCGGCTCCTCCGTCAGTTTCGGCCGTTTGCAGATCGCCTCGCGGCTGGCGGAATTTCTGCTGCGTTATCCTCAGGTGCAGATCGACCTGCAACTGAGCGATCAGAATCTGGATCTGGTCAGCGAAGGCCTGGACGTCAGCCTGCGCATCGGCGAGTTGGACGACAGCGGCATGATCGCCCGACGCATCGGCACCACCCACCGGCTCACGGTGGCGACGCCCGATTACCTGCAACGCCACGGTCACCCACAATCACCTCAGGATCTTGCGCAGCACAACTGCCTGCAATTCAACCTGCTCAGCACTCAGAACCTGTGGACCTACGAGAAGGATGGCCAACATCACGACGTACGCATTCAGGGCAACGCCCAGAGCAACAACTCCGAAGCGATCCGCGAAATGGTCTTGGGAGGACTGGGGATTTCGCTGTCACCGGTCTGGTTGTTCAGCGAGGATTTGAAGATGGGTCGAGTGATCGCCCTGTTGCAGGACTACCAGACCCGATCATTGCCGATACACGCCGTGTCCCCGGCAAACCGTCGCCAGTCCGCCAGGGTCAACGCTTTTGTCGACTTCATGACCCAGGCGCTGGCTACAGCGCCCGAGCTTCAACCGATCAGATAG
- a CDS encoding 2-hydroxychromene-2-carboxylate isomerase, translating to MSKTVEFYFDLGSPATYLAYTQLPRICAETDSQLIYIPMLLGGVFKATGNASPAMIPAKGRYMFQDLDRYAKRYGVPLKFNPHFPINTLMLMRAVTGIQLHHPDRFQALIDCLFKALWVEGRPLDETATVAAVLTEHGFNPEEVLALTNDEAVKAALKDNTETAVKRGVFGAPSMFIGDQLFFGQDRLDFVVEALR from the coding sequence ATGAGCAAAACCGTGGAGTTCTATTTCGATCTCGGCAGCCCCGCCACCTACCTGGCATATACCCAGCTGCCAAGGATCTGCGCCGAAACCGACAGCCAGTTGATCTACATTCCGATGTTGCTGGGTGGCGTCTTCAAAGCCACCGGCAACGCTTCGCCGGCCATGATCCCGGCCAAGGGTCGTTACATGTTTCAGGACCTGGACCGCTACGCCAAACGCTACGGCGTCCCCCTGAAATTCAACCCGCATTTCCCGATCAATACCCTGATGTTGATGCGGGCGGTCACCGGGATTCAACTGCATCATCCGGATCGTTTCCAGGCGTTAATCGATTGCCTGTTCAAAGCGCTTTGGGTTGAAGGTCGCCCCCTAGATGAAACGGCAACGGTCGCCGCCGTGCTGACCGAACATGGCTTCAATCCTGAAGAAGTACTGGCATTGACCAACGATGAAGCAGTCAAGGCTGCGCTCAAGGACAACACCGAAACCGCCGTAAAGCGTGGCGTCTTCGGTGCGCCGAGCATGTTCATCGGCGACCAGTTGTTCTTCGGTCAGGACCGGCTCGACTTCGTGGTGGAAGCCCTTCGTTAA
- a CDS encoding MFS transporter — protein sequence MHTTAQPRRAAAAAFIGTTIEFYDFYIYATAAALVLGQVFFPSSDPVTSTLAAFGSFAVGFIARPMAGMVFGHLGDRLGRKKMLLVTMALMGLATAGIGLLPSYASVGIWAPIGLIVLRLIQGISVGGEWGGAVLMASEHAPAKRKTFYASFAQLGSPAGLLLALIAFRLVTSLSPEDFLAWGWRLPFLASGVLMMVGLMIRSGVHESPEFAKAKDNNETAKYPVKDVIRQCWRQILFAAAAVTIGSAGFFFTNTFMITYVTQYQGIPRATILDCLFLVTIIQLLSQPLSALLAERIGEGRFLMLVALLCMVTPYPMFLLVGTQNILLMTLGIAVAVVILSALYAVIAGYMTQAFPVHLRYSGISIAYQLSCAVAGGTTPLIGTLLASKFSGQWLPLAVFFTLLSALSLIGVCGLARLRANPVVLHTSKEVYS from the coding sequence ATGCACACCACCGCTCAGCCGCGTCGCGCCGCGGCCGCTGCCTTCATTGGCACGACCATCGAGTTCTACGATTTCTACATCTACGCCACCGCCGCCGCACTGGTACTCGGGCAAGTGTTCTTTCCCAGCAGCGATCCAGTGACCAGCACGCTCGCCGCGTTCGGCAGTTTCGCCGTCGGCTTCATCGCCCGTCCGATGGCCGGCATGGTGTTCGGCCATTTGGGCGACCGCCTCGGCCGCAAGAAAATGCTGCTGGTGACCATGGCGCTGATGGGGCTGGCCACGGCGGGTATCGGTCTGTTGCCGAGCTACGCCAGCGTCGGCATCTGGGCGCCGATCGGACTGATCGTGTTGCGCCTGATCCAGGGCATCTCCGTCGGCGGCGAGTGGGGCGGGGCGGTGTTGATGGCCAGTGAGCACGCCCCGGCTAAACGCAAGACCTTCTACGCTTCCTTTGCACAACTCGGCAGCCCGGCAGGTTTGCTGCTGGCGTTGATCGCGTTCCGACTGGTGACGTCGCTGTCGCCGGAAGACTTCCTCGCCTGGGGCTGGCGTCTGCCGTTCCTCGCCAGCGGCGTGCTGATGATGGTCGGTCTGATGATCCGCTCCGGTGTGCATGAATCGCCGGAATTTGCCAAGGCCAAGGACAACAACGAGACAGCGAAGTACCCGGTGAAAGACGTGATCCGTCAGTGCTGGCGGCAGATCTTGTTTGCTGCCGCCGCCGTCACCATCGGTTCGGCCGGCTTCTTCTTCACCAACACCTTCATGATCACCTACGTCACCCAATATCAGGGCATCCCAAGGGCGACCATTCTCGACTGCCTGTTCCTGGTGACGATCATTCAATTGCTCTCGCAACCGTTGTCGGCACTGCTCGCCGAGCGCATCGGCGAAGGGCGATTCCTGATGCTGGTGGCGCTGCTGTGCATGGTCACGCCGTACCCGATGTTCCTGCTGGTCGGCACTCAAAACATTCTGTTGATGACCCTCGGCATCGCCGTCGCGGTAGTGATTCTCTCGGCCCTGTACGCGGTGATCGCCGGGTACATGACCCAGGCGTTCCCGGTGCACCTGCGCTACTCGGGCATTTCCATCGCTTACCAGTTGAGTTGCGCGGTGGCCGGCGGTACCACGCCGCTGATCGGTACGCTGTTGGCCAGCAAGTTTTCCGGGCAGTGGCTGCCATTGGCGGTGTTCTTCACGCTGCTGTCGGCCCTGTCTTTGATCGGTGTCTGTGGTCTCGCGCGTCTGCGGGCCAACCCGGTCGTCCTTCACACAAGCAAAGAGGTGTATTCGTGA
- a CDS encoding SDR family oxidoreductase encodes MNNKKVVLVVGAGDATGGAIAKRFAKEGFIACVTRRSADKLQPLVEAIQADGGEAHGFACDARKEEDVIALIEDIETRLGPIEAFVFNIGANVPCSILEETARKYFKIWEMACFSGFLNAREVAKRMVTRSRGTILFTGATAGLRGASGFAAFAGAKHGIRALAQSMARELGPMNIHVAHVVVDGAIDTGFIRDNFPDKYATKDQDGILNPDHIAENYWYLHSQPRDAWTFELDLRPWSERW; translated from the coding sequence ATGAATAACAAGAAGGTCGTATTGGTTGTCGGTGCAGGTGATGCCACGGGCGGCGCCATTGCAAAGCGGTTCGCCAAGGAAGGTTTCATCGCTTGCGTCACGCGCCGCAGCGCCGATAAATTGCAGCCGCTGGTGGAAGCCATTCAGGCGGACGGCGGTGAAGCCCACGGGTTTGCCTGCGATGCACGCAAGGAAGAAGACGTAATTGCGCTGATCGAAGATATCGAGACCCGCTTAGGGCCGATTGAAGCATTCGTTTTCAACATCGGCGCCAACGTGCCGTGCAGCATCCTCGAAGAAACTGCCCGCAAGTATTTCAAGATCTGGGAAATGGCCTGTTTCTCCGGATTCCTCAATGCCCGCGAAGTCGCCAAACGGATGGTGACCCGCAGCCGCGGCACGATCCTGTTCACCGGAGCGACTGCCGGATTGCGCGGTGCCTCCGGCTTTGCCGCATTCGCCGGGGCCAAGCACGGTATCCGGGCTCTGGCACAGAGCATGGCCAGAGAGCTTGGCCCGATGAACATCCACGTCGCACACGTCGTGGTCGACGGCGCCATCGATACCGGCTTCATCCGCGACAACTTCCCTGACAAATACGCCACCAAGGATCAGGACGGTATTCTCAATCCCGACCACATAGCCGAAAACTATTGGTATCTGCATAGCCAGCCACGGGACGCCTGGACGTTCGAACTGGATCTGCGTCCATGGAGCGAACGCTGGTAA
- a CDS encoding zinc-dependent alcohol dehydrogenase family protein has translation MTDSLNMKALMVDQANGPLRFVSLERPVAGAGQVLVRIKASGVNPLDLKIRAGQAAHARQPLPAVLGLDLAGVVEAVGEGVQDWAPGDEVYALATGIGGAQGSLAEFAVVDARLLARKPLNLSSREAASLPLILITAWEGLVDRAHVSAGHKVLIHGGAGGVGHVAVQLARAFGAEVYATGSAGQRAIIEGYGAAFVDYRESLVEDYVAEFTAGEGFDIVYDTVGGETLDASFKAVRIYSGHVLSCLGWGQHSLAPLSFRGATYSGVFTLLPLLTGRGCEHHGEILRQAAALIESGQLRPLLDPRRFTLETAGEAHELLATKAAQGRLVVEI, from the coding sequence ATGACTGACTCACTGAACATGAAAGCCCTGATGGTGGACCAAGCCAATGGGCCGCTACGCTTTGTTTCCCTCGAACGGCCTGTGGCTGGGGCGGGACAGGTGTTGGTGCGGATCAAGGCCAGCGGTGTGAATCCGCTGGATCTGAAAATCCGTGCAGGGCAGGCCGCCCATGCCCGGCAACCGCTGCCGGCGGTGTTGGGACTGGATCTGGCAGGTGTGGTCGAAGCGGTGGGTGAGGGTGTGCAGGATTGGGCGCCGGGCGATGAGGTGTATGCGTTGGCCACGGGGATTGGCGGCGCGCAAGGTTCGTTGGCCGAGTTTGCAGTGGTGGACGCACGACTGCTGGCGCGCAAGCCTTTGAACCTGAGCTCGCGTGAGGCCGCAAGCCTGCCATTGATACTGATCACGGCGTGGGAAGGTCTGGTGGATCGGGCTCACGTGAGTGCGGGACACAAGGTGTTGATTCATGGTGGTGCGGGTGGCGTCGGGCATGTGGCCGTTCAACTGGCTCGTGCATTCGGTGCTGAAGTCTATGCAACGGGTTCTGCGGGACAACGCGCGATCATTGAAGGTTACGGTGCGGCGTTCGTTGATTATCGAGAGAGCTTGGTGGAGGACTATGTCGCCGAGTTCACGGCGGGGGAGGGGTTCGATATTGTTTATGACACGGTCGGCGGCGAGACGCTGGACGCCTCCTTCAAAGCAGTACGGATCTATAGCGGGCATGTGCTGAGCTGCCTCGGTTGGGGACAGCACAGTCTGGCGCCGTTGTCGTTTCGTGGGGCGACGTATTCGGGAGTGTTCACCTTGCTGCCGTTACTGACCGGCCGAGGCTGTGAGCATCATGGCGAGATCTTGCGACAGGCTGCTGCCTTGATTGAGTCCGGCCAATTGCGACCGTTGCTCGATCCGCGTCGGTTTACGCTGGAAACTGCCGGGGAGGCCCATGAGCTGCTGGCAACGAAGGCAGCTCAGGGCCGTCTGGTCGTGGAGATTTAA
- a CDS encoding LysR family transcriptional regulator produces the protein MTSSANPWIGRRFLNDRLDWNLLRTYLVIGQEGSMSRAAARLHITQSAVSQALKRLEEQLDCVLIARSGRRFDLTETGEEVLRIAADIYGDISRLGTVVENRHDDVVGKIRILTVSGVQARHYDEFLADFHETHPKIELEVEVMGSSNIISSLLQKTATVGVGLCRLPQPRLEQRVLFRERYAYFCGQRHRLFGQQNLTLEQLAAENFVSFTSDQLGGNLSPLTLFRDQQGFTGKIVASSTSFEEIYRLICAGFGIGCLPIHLVRRDVEQGLLWRLPPEDGVVDFDIQLLWNREQKMTQAETVFLDSFQHMLSLREPVL, from the coding sequence ATGACTTCTTCCGCTAATCCCTGGATCGGTCGGCGTTTTCTCAATGACCGGCTGGACTGGAACCTGCTGCGGACGTATCTGGTGATCGGGCAGGAAGGCAGCATGAGCCGCGCTGCTGCGCGATTGCACATCACACAGTCCGCGGTCAGCCAGGCGTTGAAACGTCTCGAGGAACAACTGGATTGTGTGTTGATTGCCCGCAGCGGGCGGCGCTTTGATCTGACGGAAACCGGAGAAGAAGTCCTGCGGATTGCGGCGGATATCTACGGCGACATTTCACGTTTGGGCACCGTGGTCGAGAACCGTCATGACGACGTGGTGGGGAAGATCCGTATCCTCACTGTCAGTGGTGTGCAGGCGCGGCATTACGATGAGTTTCTTGCGGACTTCCACGAAACTCACCCGAAAATCGAACTGGAAGTCGAGGTGATGGGTAGCTCGAACATCATCAGTTCATTGCTGCAAAAGACCGCTACGGTCGGCGTCGGTTTATGTCGCCTGCCCCAGCCACGGTTGGAGCAACGGGTGCTGTTCCGTGAGCGCTATGCGTACTTTTGCGGGCAGCGGCATCGACTGTTCGGACAACAGAATCTGACGTTGGAACAGCTGGCGGCCGAGAATTTTGTCAGCTTCACCAGTGATCAGCTTGGCGGCAATCTTTCGCCGTTGACGCTGTTTCGTGACCAGCAGGGTTTTACCGGCAAGATCGTCGCATCCTCCACCAGTTTCGAAGAGATTTACCGTTTGATCTGTGCAGGATTCGGGATTGGCTGCTTGCCGATTCACCTGGTTCGTCGGGATGTCGAACAGGGTTTGCTGTGGCGATTGCCGCCAGAGGACGGGGTGGTGGATTTCGATATCCAACTGCTGTGGAATCGCGAGCAGAAGATGACTCAGGCTGAAACGGTGTTCCTAGACAGCTTCCAGCACATGCTCAGCTTGCGTGAGCCTGTGCTGTGA
- the rhtA gene encoding threonine/homoserine exporter RhtA, producing the protein MNDQPRSLASTLFPVGLLLIAMASIQSGASLAKSMFPIVGAQGTTTLRLIFASVIMLLLLKPWRAKLTSKSLRTVIVYGMALGGMNFLFYMSLRTVPLGIAVALEFTGPLAVAIYASRRAIDFLWIALAAVGLLLLIPTGATTAGIDLVGAGYALGAGVCWALYILFGQKAGADNGVTTAALGVMIAALFVAPIGIVHAGSALLTPALIPIAIGVAILSTALPYTLEMVALTRMPARTFGTLMSIEPAFGALSGLLFLQEYLSLSQWMAILCIILASVGATMTMGSTAKPAIAAD; encoded by the coding sequence ATGAACGACCAACCTCGCAGCCTTGCCTCAACCCTGTTCCCGGTCGGCCTGCTATTAATAGCTATGGCATCAATCCAGTCCGGCGCCTCGCTGGCTAAAAGCATGTTCCCCATCGTTGGCGCTCAGGGCACGACAACGCTGCGCCTGATCTTCGCCAGCGTCATCATGCTGTTACTGCTCAAACCTTGGAGAGCGAAGCTGACGTCAAAGTCGCTGCGCACAGTAATTGTCTACGGGATGGCGCTAGGAGGCATGAACTTCCTCTTCTATATGTCATTACGCACTGTTCCGCTCGGCATCGCAGTCGCCCTGGAGTTCACCGGCCCGCTGGCAGTCGCCATCTATGCCTCACGGCGCGCGATCGACTTTCTCTGGATTGCCCTGGCTGCCGTCGGCTTGTTGCTGTTGATACCAACCGGCGCTACGACGGCGGGTATCGATCTGGTCGGTGCAGGCTATGCGCTGGGGGCAGGCGTGTGCTGGGCACTGTACATTTTGTTCGGTCAAAAGGCCGGCGCAGATAACGGCGTAACCACCGCAGCGCTTGGCGTGATGATCGCAGCCCTGTTCGTCGCCCCCATCGGCATCGTCCATGCCGGCAGCGCACTGCTGACACCCGCATTGATCCCGATTGCGATCGGGGTCGCGATCCTGTCAACAGCTCTTCCCTACACACTGGAAATGGTCGCCCTCACCCGCATGCCCGCCCGCACCTTCGGCACGCTTATGAGCATCGAACCGGCCTTTGGGGCGCTGTCGGGCCTGCTATTCCTTCAGGAATACCTTTCTTTGTCACAATGGATGGCGATCCTGTGCATTATTCTGGCCTCCGTCGGTGCAACCATGACCATGGGAAGCACTGCCAAACCCGCCATCGCGGCGGATTGA
- a CDS encoding TetR/AcrR family transcriptional regulator yields the protein MRYSAGHKLETKEKLLQSSSLSAKKTGFSSMGVDGLMKAIGLSGAAFYSHFSSKDALFAAIVERELCQSLERLGGQGTQDRVRLERCLKLYLNMAHVEQPELGCALPALGAEIARSDVVVREQAELWICKLQESWAQILESDSLAWAILSQCVGALVVARMLASPKIQQRVLNSCHEEIGHQLAASRVQ from the coding sequence ATGCGCTACTCCGCCGGTCACAAGCTGGAAACCAAAGAAAAGCTTCTGCAAAGCAGCTCGCTGTCTGCGAAAAAGACCGGATTTTCATCAATGGGCGTCGATGGCCTGATGAAGGCGATCGGTCTGAGTGGGGCGGCGTTTTACAGCCATTTTTCGTCCAAGGACGCCTTGTTCGCGGCTATCGTCGAGCGCGAGTTGTGCCAGAGTCTGGAGCGCTTGGGCGGGCAGGGTACGCAGGATCGCGTACGGCTGGAGCGGTGTCTGAAACTGTATTTGAACATGGCTCATGTCGAACAACCTGAATTGGGTTGCGCATTGCCTGCACTGGGCGCCGAGATTGCGCGGTCGGATGTTGTTGTGCGAGAACAGGCCGAACTGTGGATTTGTAAGCTTCAGGAGAGTTGGGCGCAGATTCTGGAAAGCGACAGCCTGGCCTGGGCCATTCTGTCGCAATGTGTCGGGGCGCTGGTGGTGGCGCGTATGTTGGCGTCACCGAAGATTCAGCAGCGGGTGCTGAACTCCTGTCATGAAGAGATCGGACACCAGCTCGCCGCTTCGCGAGTGCAGTAG
- the mrdA gene encoding penicillin-binding protein 2, giving the protein MPEPIPIKDHEKETRLVNKRLIACALFVFAVSCALVVRLYILQVVEFDYHSTISENNRVHVLPIPPTRGLIYDRNGVLLADNRPSYNLTITRERANDVNQELDEVISLLHLPAEDRTVFDKAMKQSRHPFTPVTLFYELTEEQIAVLAVNEFRLPGLDVEPQFVRNYPLGAHFAHSIGYVGRINEKESKTLDSVEYRGTQSIGKTGIERFYEPQLHGHVGYEEVETNAQGRVLRVLKHTDPIPGKNIVLSLDIKLQEAAEAALGDRRGSVVALDPSTGEVLAMVSNPSFDPNLFVTGISSKEYSALRDSIDRPLFNRVLRGLYAPGSTIKPEVAIAGLDAGVVTPQTRVFDPGYYQLPDFDHKYRNWNHSGDGWVDMDAAIMRSNDTYFYDLAHKLGIDRLHDYMAMFGLGEKVSLDMFEESPGLMPSQAWKRATRRQAWFPGETVILGIGQGYMQVTPLQLAQATALIANKGIWNRPHLAKTVDGVAPVDEHPMPNILLKDPRDWEQVNHGMQMVMHDARGIARAAAAGAQYRIAGKSGTAQVVAIKQGERYNREKTLERHRDNALFVGFAPAEHPKIAISVMIENGEAGGRVAGPVVRQIMDAWLLDQDGHLKPQYAAPTKAPGDPHV; this is encoded by the coding sequence ATGCCCGAACCCATCCCTATCAAGGATCACGAAAAAGAGACACGACTGGTCAACAAACGCCTGATCGCCTGTGCCTTGTTCGTCTTCGCCGTCAGTTGCGCCCTGGTGGTGCGCCTGTACATCCTGCAAGTTGTCGAGTTCGACTACCACTCGACCATCTCCGAAAACAACCGCGTCCATGTCCTGCCGATCCCACCGACACGTGGCCTGATCTACGATCGCAATGGCGTGTTGCTGGCCGATAACCGTCCCAGCTATAACCTGACGATCACAAGAGAGCGCGCGAATGACGTCAACCAGGAGCTGGATGAAGTCATCAGCCTCCTGCACCTTCCCGCCGAAGACCGCACAGTCTTCGATAAAGCCATGAAGCAGTCCCGCCACCCGTTTACACCGGTAACGCTGTTCTATGAGCTGACCGAAGAACAGATCGCCGTGCTGGCAGTCAACGAATTCCGCCTGCCGGGCCTGGATGTAGAGCCACAATTCGTTCGTAACTACCCGCTGGGCGCGCACTTCGCACACTCGATCGGCTACGTTGGCCGCATCAACGAGAAAGAATCCAAGACCCTCGATTCCGTTGAATACCGCGGCACCCAATCCATCGGCAAGACCGGTATCGAACGCTTCTACGAGCCACAACTGCACGGCCACGTCGGTTACGAGGAAGTAGAGACCAATGCTCAGGGCCGCGTACTGCGCGTGCTGAAGCATACCGATCCGATACCCGGCAAAAACATCGTCCTCAGCCTCGATATCAAACTCCAGGAAGCCGCCGAAGCCGCACTGGGCGACCGTCGCGGCTCGGTCGTTGCACTGGACCCCTCGACCGGCGAAGTGCTGGCCATGGTCAGCAACCCGAGCTTTGACCCCAATCTGTTCGTGACCGGTATCAGCTCGAAGGAATATTCCGCGCTGCGCGACTCCATCGACCGTCCGCTGTTCAACCGCGTACTGCGCGGCCTGTACGCGCCCGGTTCGACGATCAAGCCGGAGGTGGCCATCGCTGGCCTCGACGCCGGTGTCGTCACTCCACAAACCCGAGTCTTCGATCCGGGTTACTACCAACTGCCGGACTTTGACCACAAGTACCGCAACTGGAACCACAGCGGCGACGGCTGGGTGGACATGGACGCAGCGATCATGCGTTCCAACGACACCTACTTCTACGACCTGGCGCACAAGCTCGGCATCGATCGCCTGCACGATTACATGGCAATGTTCGGCCTAGGCGAGAAAGTCTCGCTCGACATGTTCGAGGAGTCGCCCGGTCTGATGCCGTCCCAGGCCTGGAAGCGCGCCACGCGCCGGCAAGCCTGGTTCCCGGGCGAAACCGTGATCCTTGGTATCGGTCAGGGCTACATGCAGGTTACGCCGCTGCAACTGGCTCAAGCCACCGCACTGATTGCCAACAAGGGCATCTGGAATCGCCCGCACCTGGCCAAGACCGTCGACGGTGTGGCGCCGGTGGACGAACACCCGATGCCGAACATCCTGCTCAAGGATCCGCGTGACTGGGAGCAGGTCAACCACGGCATGCAGATGGTGATGCACGATGCCCGAGGCATCGCACGTGCGGCGGCGGCCGGTGCGCAATACCGCATCGCCGGCAAGAGCGGTACGGCGCAAGTGGTGGCGATCAAGCAGGGCGAGCGCTACAACCGCGAGAAAACCCTCGAGCGCCACCGTGACAACGCCTTGTTCGTCGGTTTTGCTCCGGCCGAACATCCAAAGATCGCGATCTCGGTGATGATCGAAAATGGCGAGGCCGGTGGCCGAGTCGCAGGTCCCGTGGTGCGGCAGATCATGGACGCCTGGCTACTCGACCAGGACGGTCACCTCAAGCCGCAATATGCGGCGCCGACAAAGGCGCCCGGCGATCCCCACGTGTAA
- a CDS encoding aminopeptidase P family protein has product MSTQTLTEGTVPQRLAHTRELMRREGIHALLVPSADPHLSEYLPGYWQGRQWLSGFHGSVGTLIVTTDFAGVWADSRYWEQATKELKGSGIELVKLQPGQPSPLDWLAEQTPEGGVVAVDGAVMAVASARTLGSKLEARGASLRTDIDLLKEVWSDRPALPNAPIYQHLPPQATVSRGEKLAKLRETLQERGADWHFIATLDDIAWLFNLRGGDVSFNPVFVSFALISQEQATLFVALSKVDAELRAVLEKDGVTLRDYSEVADALRAIPSGASLLVDPARVTSGLLDNLDTGVNLVEGLNPTTLAKSQKSLADAGHIRQAMEQDGAALCEFFTWLESAWGRERITELTIDEKLTAARERRPDYVSLSFNTIAAFNANGAMPHYHATPEEHAVIEGDGLLLIDSGGQYLGGTTDITRMVAVGTPTEEQKRDCTRVLKGVIALSRAHFPKGILSPLLDAIARAPIWAENVDYGHGTGHGVGYFLNVHEGPQVIAYQAAPAPQTAMQPGMITSIEPGTYRPGRWGVRIENLAMNVAAGSSEFGEFLKFETLTLCPIDTRCLEPSLLTQEEKQWFNAYHAEVRERLSPLLEGAALEWLNTRTAAI; this is encoded by the coding sequence ATGAGTACCCAGACTTTGACCGAAGGAACGGTTCCCCAGCGCCTCGCGCACACCCGTGAACTGATGCGTCGCGAAGGTATCCACGCGTTGCTGGTGCCGTCCGCCGACCCGCACCTGTCGGAATACCTGCCGGGTTACTGGCAGGGCCGGCAATGGCTGTCGGGTTTCCATGGCTCGGTGGGCACCTTGATTGTCACCACCGATTTCGCCGGGGTCTGGGCTGACAGTCGCTACTGGGAACAGGCGACCAAGGAACTCAAGGGCAGCGGCATCGAACTGGTGAAACTGCAACCGGGTCAGCCGAGCCCGCTGGACTGGCTGGCCGAGCAGACGCCGGAAGGTGGCGTGGTCGCGGTTGACGGTGCGGTGATGGCCGTTGCATCGGCGCGTACGCTGGGCAGCAAGCTCGAAGCGCGGGGCGCCAGTCTGCGTACCGACATCGATTTGTTGAAAGAAGTCTGGAGCGATCGCCCGGCGCTGCCGAACGCGCCGATCTACCAGCACCTGCCACCGCAGGCGACCGTCAGCCGTGGCGAAAAACTCGCCAAACTGCGCGAAACCCTGCAGGAACGCGGTGCCGACTGGCACTTCATCGCCACCCTCGACGACATCGCCTGGCTGTTCAACCTGCGCGGCGGCGATGTGTCGTTCAACCCGGTATTCGTTTCCTTCGCCCTGATCAGCCAGGAACAAGCCACGCTTTTTGTCGCACTGAGCAAGGTCGATGCTGAGCTGCGTGCCGTGCTGGAAAAAGACGGTGTGACTCTGCGTGACTACAGCGAAGTCGCGGATGCCTTGCGTGCGATCCCGAGTGGCGCGAGCCTGCTGGTGGATCCGGCGCGGGTCACCAGCGGTCTGCTGGATAACCTCGACACTGGCGTGAATCTGGTCGAAGGCCTGAACCCGACCACACTGGCTAAGTCGCAGAAGAGTCTGGCGGATGCCGGGCACATTCGTCAGGCGATGGAGCAGGATGGCGCGGCGCTGTGCGAGTTTTTCACCTGGCTGGAATCGGCCTGGGGTCGTGAGCGCATTACCGAACTGACCATCGATGAAAAACTCACGGCGGCCCGTGAGCGTCGTCCGGATTATGTGTCGCTGAGTTTCAACACCATTGCTGCGTTCAACGCCAACGGCGCGATGCCGCATTACCACGCCACCCCGGAAGAACACGCGGTGATCGAGGGTGATGGCCTGCTGCTGATTGACTCCGGCGGTCAATACCTGGGCGGCACTACCGACATCACGCGGATGGTGGCGGTCGGCACGCCAACCGAAGAGCAGAAGCGCGACTGCACTCGTGTCCTGAAAGGCGTGATTGCGTTGTCCCGCGCACATTTCCCGAAAGGCATTCTGTCGCCGCTGCTGGATGCGATTGCCCGTGCGCCGATTTGGGCCGAAAACGTGGATTACGGCCATGGCACCGGCCACGGCGTGGGTTATTTCCTCAACGTTCACGAAGGTCCGCAGGTGATCGCCTATCAGGCTGCGCCAGCCCCGCAAACCGCCATGCAACCGGGCATGATCACTTCCATCGAACCGGGTACTTATCGTCCGGGCCGCTGGGGTGTGCGGATCGAGAACCTGGCGATGAACGTTGCAGCAGGAAGCAGCGAGTTCGGCGAGTTCCTCAAGTTCGAAACCCTGACCCTGTGCCCGATCGACACCCGTTGCCTGGAACCGTCCTTGCTGACGCAGGAAGAGAAGCAGTGGTTCAACGCCTATCACGCTGAAGTGCGCGAGCGTCTGAGCCCGCTGCTTGAAGGTGCGGCACTGGAATGGTTGAACACGCGTACTGCCGCTATCTGA